From a region of the Methanolinea sp. genome:
- a CDS encoding class I SAM-dependent methyltransferase yields MKYPDMDKIYRTLPLDSIPWNIEIPPAALVGLVEQGRVLPCKAVDLGCGAGNYAIWLAGKGFEVTGIDSSPTAIAIATKKAAQKGAMCRFVVADLLGDLHELQGETFDFAYDWELLHHIFPQDRERYIRNVSALLGPGGKYFSVCFSKDDPQFGGSGRFRKTRIGTILYFSSEPEIRDLLEPFFSILDLKAIEIGAKSGTHIAICSFAERR; encoded by the coding sequence ATGAAGTACCCGGACATGGACAAAATATACCGGACGTTGCCCCTCGATTCCATTCCATGGAACATTGAAATCCCGCCCGCTGCACTTGTTGGCCTGGTGGAGCAGGGACGGGTCCTGCCCTGCAAAGCAGTTGATCTGGGGTGTGGTGCCGGGAACTACGCCATATGGCTCGCTGGAAAAGGCTTCGAGGTTACAGGGATCGACAGTTCACCGACCGCGATTGCGATTGCCACAAAGAAGGCTGCACAGAAGGGAGCCATGTGCAGGTTCGTTGTTGCCGACCTTCTCGGAGACCTGCACGAGCTTCAGGGCGAGACCTTCGATTTCGCATACGACTGGGAACTCCTGCACCACATCTTCCCCCAGGACCGGGAGCGTTACATCCGGAACGTCTCTGCCCTCCTCGGACCGGGAGGGAAGTACTTCTCGGTCTGTTTTTCGAAAGACGATCCCCAGTTCGGCGGTTCGGGCAGGTTCAGGAAGACCCGGATCGGGACCATCCTCTATTTCTCCTCCGAGCCTGAGATCCGGGACCTCCTGGAACCGTTTTTTTCCATCCTGGATCTCAAGGCAATCGAGATTGGGGCGAAGTCCGGGACTCATATCGCGATTTGTTCATTCGCCGAACGGCGCTGA
- a CDS encoding DUF488 family protein → MPIKLKRAYEPPEESDGYRVLVERLWPRGLSKERLKIDLWIKDAGASPGLRTWFGHDPGKWEEFRRRYFEEIRQRPEVVKLLEDTLKHHATVSFIYAAHDEEHNNAVALKEYLEGAR, encoded by the coding sequence ATGCCTATAAAGCTGAAACGTGCCTACGAGCCCCCCGAGGAGAGTGACGGGTACCGGGTACTCGTGGAACGCCTCTGGCCACGGGGGCTGTCCAAGGAACGCCTGAAGATCGATCTCTGGATAAAGGATGCCGGGGCAAGCCCGGGACTCCGGACATGGTTTGGCCACGACCCCGGGAAATGGGAGGAGTTCAGGAGACGATACTTCGAGGAGATACGCCAGCGCCCTGAAGTGGTGAAGCTCCTGGAGGACACTCTGAAACACCACGCCACAGTCTCGTTTATTTATGCAGCACACGATGAGGAGCACAACAATGCCGTGGCACTCAAGGAGTACCTGGAAGGGGCACGGTAA
- a CDS encoding META domain-containing protein, translating to MAQKRTRTGAVALGGGTVLLISMLLTAGCTGQGPEDRLTGTDWTLVQYSQDTKTVQALPGSPVTLTFGDDGRLFGSAGCNRYFASWKASGSLLTIGQAGSTLMYCGEPGVMEQESAYLGLLPEAGSFAIDGDHLVLSDRSGNVILTFVKTVPPAPLPLIGTNWTLSSVHTPGAVSSVIAGSEITAVFGPDGKVAGSAGCNRYFAGYTATGNSMSITGFGSTRRLMCPDKDVMDQEYAYLAALESVRGYQVNGGTLVLAGSDGSPLLTFSGRP from the coding sequence ATGGCACAGAAACGAACACGGACCGGTGCTGTCGCCCTCGGGGGAGGCACGGTCCTCCTCATCTCCATGCTTCTTACGGCGGGTTGCACCGGCCAGGGACCGGAAGACCGGCTCACCGGCACGGATTGGACGCTTGTCCAGTACTCGCAGGACACAAAGACCGTGCAGGCCCTGCCCGGCAGTCCTGTCACCCTCACCTTCGGTGATGACGGGAGGCTTTTCGGATCGGCGGGATGCAACCGCTACTTTGCATCCTGGAAGGCATCGGGCAGCCTGCTTACCATCGGCCAGGCCGGGTCCACATTGATGTACTGCGGCGAACCCGGCGTAATGGAGCAGGAGAGCGCGTACCTGGGCCTCCTGCCGGAGGCAGGATCCTTTGCCATTGACGGCGACCATCTTGTTCTCTCCGACAGGTCTGGGAACGTGATCCTCACGTTTGTAAAAACTGTCCCTCCCGCTCCCCTTCCGCTCATCGGGACGAACTGGACCCTCTCGTCGGTTCACACCCCCGGTGCCGTGTCATCGGTTATTGCCGGAAGCGAGATTACTGCCGTCTTTGGACCTGATGGGAAGGTGGCAGGATCGGCGGGGTGCAACCGTTACTTCGCCGGCTATACTGCAACCGGGAACTCCATGTCCATCACCGGTTTCGGTTCGACCAGGAGATTGATGTGCCCTGACAAGGATGTCATGGATCAGGAATATGCCTACCTGGCAGCCCTTGAATCGGTCAGGGGTTACCAGGTCAACGGCGGAACGCTCGTCCTTGCCGGCAGTGACGGATCCCCTCTCCTGACATTCAGCGGCCGGCCATAA
- a CDS encoding NAD(P)/FAD-dependent oxidoreductase: MAKANIPGKGAIVQRDMETYLIHPHIPGGFVEPALLRKIADVAEKYNAKYLKLTGAQRIAIIGLQEKDLDNVWAEFEDRSKAIGLTIRSIQMCPGTRSCKKAKQDSPGLGFALDKEFYGKPAPAKFKMGISGCSNCCSDCWLKDLGFFGTDEGFTAVAGGKGGGTAKIGREIATGLDQEQAIALARRVIAFYQENAKAPERLGGTIDRLGFDTFLKAVL, from the coding sequence ATGGCCAAAGCAAACATTCCTGGTAAAGGTGCAATTGTCCAGAGAGATATGGAGACTTACCTGATCCACCCCCACATCCCCGGAGGGTTCGTTGAGCCTGCATTGTTAAGAAAGATAGCCGATGTGGCGGAAAAGTACAATGCGAAATACCTGAAGCTCACCGGTGCCCAGCGAATCGCCATCATCGGACTCCAGGAAAAAGACCTGGATAACGTCTGGGCTGAATTCGAGGACCGCTCCAAGGCCATCGGCCTTACGATCCGGAGTATCCAGATGTGTCCCGGCACCCGGTCATGCAAGAAAGCAAAGCAGGACAGCCCGGGCCTGGGGTTCGCGCTCGACAAGGAATTCTATGGCAAGCCTGCCCCGGCCAAGTTCAAGATGGGAATATCGGGATGCTCAAACTGCTGCAGCGATTGCTGGTTAAAAGACCTCGGGTTTTTTGGCACTGACGAGGGCTTTACTGCCGTCGCTGGCGGGAAGGGTGGCGGAACGGCAAAGATAGGCCGCGAGATTGCGACTGGCCTGGACCAGGAACAGGCAATAGCCCTTGCAAGGAGGGTCATCGCCTTCTACCAGGAGAACGCAAAGGCTCCCGAACGCCTGGGTGGGACGATCGATCGCCTTGGCTTTGATACATTCCTCAAAGCGGTGCTCTGA
- a CDS encoding shikimate kinase — protein sequence MNTVILIGVPGAGKSTVGVILAKTLGMNFIDTDIAIQERTGKLLQELIDEKGADEFLKIEENTVLSLDADNTVIATGGSVVLSDRAMNYLKSKGIVLYLDISFEEMVRRLNDITSRGIVLFRGQGLSDMYDQRSPLYEKYADIRVDCSDGDFERILDTIVGEIKKACGG from the coding sequence ATGAATACCGTCATTCTCATCGGTGTGCCTGGTGCCGGAAAGAGCACCGTTGGTGTCATCCTTGCAAAAACGCTCGGGATGAATTTCATAGATACCGATATCGCGATACAGGAACGCACCGGAAAACTCCTGCAGGAACTCATCGATGAAAAAGGTGCTGATGAGTTCCTGAAGATCGAGGAGAACACGGTCCTCTCGCTTGATGCAGACAACACCGTGATCGCCACCGGCGGAAGCGTTGTTTTAAGCGATCGGGCAATGAACTACCTGAAATCGAAAGGCATTGTCCTTTACCTTGACATCTCCTTTGAAGAGATGGTCCGAAGGCTGAATGACATCACCTCGCGGGGCATCGTCCTTTTCCGGGGCCAGGGTCTCTCCGACATGTATGACCAGCGAAGCCCGTTATACGAGAAGTATGCCGATATCCGGGTCGATTGTTCCGATGGTGATTTCGAAAGAATTCTCGACACAATTGTCGGTGAAATAAAGAAAGCGTGTGGCGGCTGA